Proteins found in one Arachis stenosperma cultivar V10309 chromosome 8, arast.V10309.gnm1.PFL2, whole genome shotgun sequence genomic segment:
- the LOC130946633 gene encoding ethylene-responsive transcription factor ERF014-like yields MVKAEEKIQRETPMKNNNKQKKYKGVRMRSWGSWVSEIRAPNQKTRIWLGSYSTAEAAARAYDAALLCLKGSSANLNFPLTSSTYINIIPHNQDSSSSSSSSSSSATMSPKSIQRVAAAAAANCTFVDDISNNANATTPSSSSSSSSSSSSSLVSSPSMVSSPSEQTTDDDVVDAASLIMSSTTTTTTSCDESMAMMEEPWYNTFDDALDQMLSGFFDLDSSQLLGDLYEEESDIRLWSFC; encoded by the coding sequence ATGGTTAAGGCAGAAGAGAAGATCCAAAGAGAGACACCAATGAAGAATAATAATAAGCAGAAGAAGTACAAGGGAGTGAGAATGAGGAGTTGGGGATCATGGGTTTCAGAGATTAGAGCACCAAATCAGAAAACAAGAATATGGTTAGGTTCATATTCAACTGCAGAAGCTGCTGCTAGAGCCTATGATGCTGCACTTCTCTGTCTTAAAGGCTCTTCTGCAAATCTCAATTTCCCATTAACTTCTTCTACTTACATTAACATCATCCCTCATAATcaagattcttcttcttcttcttcttcttcttcttcatctgcTACTATGTCTCCAAAATCAATTCAAAGagttgctgctgctgctgctgctaaTTGCACCTTTGTTGATGACATCAGCAACAATGCTAATGCTACAACAccttcatcatcatcttcttcttcttcttcttcttcatcatcattggTGTCATCACCATCAATGGTTTCATCTCCCTCTGAACAAACTACTGATGATGATGTTGTAGATGCAGCATCACTAATCATGTCTTcaactactactactactactagcTGTGATGAATCCATGGCTATGATGGAAGAGCCTTGGTACAACACCTTTGATGATGCTCTTGATCAGATGCTGAGTGGTTTCTTTGACCTTGATTCATCTCAGCTTCTTGGTGATCTTTATGAAGAAGAAAGTGACATTCGTTTGTGGAGTTTCTGTTAG
- the LOC130944800 gene encoding E3 ubiquitin-protein ligase RING1-like — translation MSLSPPRERSNNNNNGFQLYWCFQCNRMVRAAHDNNPSCPRCFGQFIQEINMPTPRLFLDFTPNTNHPSPQPRLLEALSLMLDPAFQQPHRRPRIRVRRRQPSDTSDPHPTTRPRTWIIVHPIGASPEELEAMVPPPRRDRPVVPIGVDSRDYFLGPGLNELIEQITENDRPGPAPAAERAIRGIPRVKIEAQHLKENSQCPVCQEEFEVGEEVRELPCKHVYHSDCIVPWLRLHNSCPVCRHEVPDGDDDDECVAEGRFQRCLRWTRVSSLWPFHHHRRRVHPADQGPGENNNATASLRALSSQFRQLVML, via the exons ATGTCTCTGAGTCCACCAAGAGAAAGaagcaacaacaataacaatggaTTCCAACTATACTGGTGCTTCCAGTGCAACCGCATGGTGCGAGCCGCACACGATAACAACCCATCCTGTCCACGCTGCTTTGGCCAATTCATCCAAGAAATCAACATGCCAACCCCAAGACTCTTTCTCGATTTTACCCCTAACACTAACCACCCTTCTCCACAGCCCCGTCTTCTAGAAGCTCTCTCCCTCATGCTCGATCCCGCCTTCCAACAACCCCATCGCCGCCCCCGCATCCGCGTCCGCCGCCGCCAACCTTCCGACACATCCGACCCCCACCCTACAACTCGTCCCCGAACCTGGATCATCGTCCATCCCATCGGTGCTTCCCCCGAGGAGCTCGAAGCCATGGTTCCGCCGCCGCGCCGCGACCGTCCGGTGGTGCCGATCGGGGTGGACTCCAGGGACTACTTCCTTGGTCCGGGACTGAACGAACTGATCGAACAGATTACCGAGAATGATAGGCCGGGTCCGGCGCCGGCGGCGGAGAGAGCGATCAGAGGGATACCGAGGGTGAAGATAGAAGCACAGCATCTGAAAGAGAATTCTCAGTGTCCGGTTTGTCAGGAAGAGTTTGAGGTTGGTGAAGAAGTGAGGGAGCTTCCATGTAAGCATGTTTATCACTCTGATTGCATTGTTCCGTGGCTGAGGCTTCATAATTCTTGCCCCGTTTGCCGCCATGAGGTGCccgatggtgatgatgatgatgaatgtgTTGCTGAGGGGAGGTTTCAGAGGTGCTTGAGGTGGACGAGGGTTTCTTCTCTTTGGCCATTTCATCACCACCGTCGACGTGTTCATCCTGCTGATCAAGGACCAGGAGAGAATAATAACGCTACTGCTTCTCTCAGGG CTCTGTCATCGCAGTTTAGGCAACTTGTCATGCTGTAA
- the LOC130944798 gene encoding uncharacterized protein LOC130944798 translates to MPLSKQQLLSRLQELQIEFSRYEHPVVLTVEAQAKYVGHLGGGLSKNLFLKDKKNRFYIVSALADTKVDLKVLSQRLGLGKGGLRMAPEEALGEILQVSLGCVTPFALVNESARDVSLLLDQGFKAQTHCFFHPLSNDMSISLNASGLDKFLKSIGRNPTYVDLEANPPVGKDQPPDLAALVPSGSIVLPDQPEKQPSSQVPKDGNLVSVDNSSKTVSGKAGKPAVSEKNAKGAPVKNERLSSSSANVGQFVEEILQKTSELVLLQINEGNIKQHGEQLGTVVSDNLRKNLSSDFKNLAMIFKNTAYTEGFHAGTQHQRRGF, encoded by the exons ATGCCTCTTTCAAAGCAACAACTCCTTTCTCGTTTACAG GAACTTCAGATCGAGTTTTCTCGTTACGAGCATCCTGTTGTTTTGACTGTTGAGGCTCAG GCAAAGTATGTTGGACATTTGGGGGGAGGATTGAGtaaaaatttgtttttgaaG GACAAGAAAAACAGATTTTATATCGTTTCTGCTTTAGCTGATACCAAGGTAGATCTTAAAG TGCTATCTCAGCGGCTTGGTTTAGGAAAAGGGGGTCTTAGAATGGCACCTGAAGAGGCTTTGGGTGAAATACTTCAG GTGTCTCTGGGTTGTGTTACTCCATTTGCATTAGTGAATGAATCAGCACG AGATGTTTCACTTTTATTGGATCAAGGATTCAAGGCACAGACGCACTGCTTCTTCCACCCATTGTCAAATGACATGTCCATAT CTCTAAATGCAAGTGGTCTTGACAAATTTCTTAAATCAATAGGAAGAAATCCCACATATGTTGATTTGGAG GCCAATCCTCCAGTGGGGAAAGATCAACCACCTGATCTTGCTGCTCTAGTTCCATCCGGTTCAATAGTTTTGCCTGATCAACCAGAAAAGCAACCTTCTTCACAAGTTCCTAAGGACGGAAACCTTGTTTCTGTGGATAACAGTTCCAAGACAGTTTCAG GCAAAGCCGGCAAGCCAGCTGTTAGTGAGAAAAATGCAAAGGGGGCACCAGTAAAAAATGAACGTTTATCAAGCTCCTCAGCTAATGTTGGGCAATTCGTTGAGGAGATTTTGCAAAAAACATCTGAATTAGTGCTTTTGCAG ATCAATGAAGGAAATATAAAGCAACATGGAGAGCAGCTTGGTACCGTGGTATCCGACAATTTACGGAAAAACCTGAGCTCAGATTTCAAAAACCTTGCT ATGATATTTAAGAACACCGCATACACAGAAGGGTTCCATGCTGGTACTCAACATCAGCGCAGGGGCTTTTGA